The Acidobacteriota bacterium genome has a segment encoding these proteins:
- a CDS encoding metal-dependent hydrolase — translation MNPSTHLLIGWLVANSVPINRRERLAVTLAAVSPDIDGIGYIAERLTADSPNRLWWFTDYHHLLHNLLFGVIVAVVCFSMVGPGPGRRWGIAALGFLNFHLHLLCDLAGSRGPDGYQWPIPYFSPFTDWEWTWSGQWALNAWPNVAITIGALACTFYLAWKRGYSPLEMVSKKADLKLVETLRTRFPHPPG, via the coding sequence ATGAATCCCTCAACCCATCTCCTGATTGGATGGCTGGTTGCCAACAGCGTTCCGATTAATCGCCGAGAGCGATTGGCGGTTACCCTTGCCGCCGTCAGCCCGGATATAGACGGCATAGGTTACATCGCCGAGCGGTTGACCGCGGACAGCCCCAACCGTCTCTGGTGGTTCACCGATTATCACCACTTGCTCCACAACCTGCTTTTCGGCGTGATCGTAGCCGTCGTTTGTTTCTCGATGGTCGGTCCCGGTCCGGGGCGCCGGTGGGGAATCGCCGCTCTGGGTTTTCTCAACTTCCACCTGCATCTCCTGTGCGACCTGGCGGGCTCCCGCGGCCCCGACGGCTACCAGTGGCCAATTCCGTATTTCTCACCCTTCACGGACTGGGAATGGACCTGGAGCGGCCAGTGGGCACTCAACGCGTGGCCTAACGTCGCCATAACAATCGGGGCGTTGGCGTGCACCTTTTATCTGGCATGGAAGCGCGGTTATTCGCCGCTGGAAATGGTTTCCAAAAAGGCGGACCTGAAGCTTGTGGAGACGCTCCGCACGCGATTCCCTCATCCGCCGGGCTAA